The following is a genomic window from Mycolicibacterium sp. TY81.
GCCACACATAGTCGTCGCCGACGATGAACCAGCGCCGCACCCCGGCGTTCTCCCGCAACCAGCGCAACGCCGGCGCGATCTGGCGGTCCGGAGTCTCGCCGCAGCAATAGATGTCGCGGCGACGCTCGCCGCCTTCGTAGAGGGCGGGGTACACGTAGGGCACCCGGCCCGCGATCACCGGAGCGAGCGCATTGCGTACGGAGGAGATGTGCCATCCGCTGACTGCGTGGATCGTGCCCGTTGTGATGAGTTGATCGATGCGCCGGGCGACCAGGTGCGGGTCGGCCCCACCGTCGACCACCTCGATCTGCACTTCGCGGCCGAGGACTCCGCCGTCGACGTTGAGGTCGTGGGCCGCCAGCTCGCTGACGGCCTCACATGCCGGCCCGAAAACGCCGCCCGGACCCTGCAGGGGCACCACCATGGCCACCCGCCATGCCTCGCCGACAGTGCTGGTGGCCTGCGAGTTCATGACCATTACGTCCTTTGCCGCACCGTCCGCGGACCGGCTATCATCATTTTCAATTGAAAGTATTGCGCTACCCGGCCCAGCGGGCAACACGTAGGAGTTGGTCATGGCGAGCACGGTGTCCCAGCACGACATGACGACGTCGATCACCGCCACGCTGCTTCGCGCAGCCCGCAATCTGACCGCCTGCCTGGATGCCGAACTTCAGGACACCGGGCTCGGCGTCGACCACTGGCTGGCACTCGACGCCCTGGCCGCCGCCGCCGGACTCACGATGGCAGAACTGCAGGCGCTGACGCCGACCCCTGGACCCACCCTGACCCGGGTGGTCGACCGGCTGGTCGTCCAGGCACTCGCATACCGGGAGGTCGACCAATTCGACCGCCGTAAGGTTCGGGTCTTCCTCAGCGAACGCGGCACCCTGCTGCACGACAGCTTGCGTAGCCGGATCGAGCCCGTCGAAGCGCAATGGGCGGCGACCAATCGCCGGCAGCTGTCTGACCGACTCGCCTCGCCGTAGTCCTACGGGGCCCAGTCGCGAACCGACTTCAGGACGCCGCGCAGGACGTTCTCCGTGACCGTGATGGGCGACAGCACCGTCTCGGCGACCCCGACGATGGCCTCGACGCGCGTCACGATCGCCTCCATGCGGTCGACGACGCCGAAGATGCGCGGCGCGAGTTCGTCGATCTGAGTGATGGTCTCGTTGAACCGCGACATCGTGGTGTCGAGGTCGCCGGTCAGCGTGCTGAGGGTCGCCAGGGTGCCTTCCATGTCGACCAGCAGTGCGTCGACCTGGGACACCGTGACGTCGGCGTTGAGTGCCGCCTGCGTGAGCGTCCGGATGCGGCCGCCGACCGGACGCGCGCGGCCATCGCCTTTGTCGACCATGGCTACAGTTTCGCTGCCGCGGCCTCGTCGAGCAACCACACCGTCGCCTCGGTGCCGACGGCGCCGGCCGCTGGAATGTCTTCTGCCGCAGCGCCACCGACCGCGGCCGCGACCGCGTCGGCCTTCTCGGCGCCGGCCACGACCAGCCACACCTGGCGGGCGCGACGGACCGCCGGCAGCGTCAGCGTGATGCGCCGCGGCGGTGGCTTGGGGGAGTCGGTGACGGCGACGACATATCGCTCGGTCTCGCGGACGGCGTCGGTGTGCGGGAACAGCGAGTTGACGTGCCCCTCACCGCCCATGCCCAGCAGATGCACGTCGAATTCCGGTGTCGGCGAACCGTTCCCGGCGACCGCGGCCAGCTCGCGCGCGTAGGCGGCGGCCGCGGCGTCGATGTCGTCACCGAACTCGCCGTCGCTCGCGGCCATGGCGTGCACGTTGCCGGCCGGAATGGCAACGGAATTCAGCAGCGCCTCGCGGGCCTGCTTGATGTTCCGGTCCGCGTCGTCGGCCGGAACGTAACGGTCGTCGCCCCAGAACAGGTGCACCTTGGCCCAGTCGATCGGATGTCCACCGACATGCTTGAGCAACTTGATGCCGGTACCGCCGCCGGTCAGCACGATGTATGCCACGCCGCGGGCCTCGATGGCGCCGTTGATGGCCGCCACGAGGCGGTCGCCCACCGCGGTCACCAAAGCATCTGCGTCGGAATACTTCTCGATGATCTGCTCAGACATAAACAACCTTGTCCAGGCCCACCAGGGCGCGATGGTAAATCTCGTCGGCATCCAGCCGGCGCATCTCTTCGGCGAGGCAGTCGCGAGCTTCCCTGCGCGCCAACGGAATGCGGGCCTCCGGTCGGCCGGTGCGGGTGAGCGATGCGGTGACACCGGTCTGCGGGCGGCTCAGCGTGATGGTCTCGGTCGGCCGGGTCAGCACGACTTTGAGGTCACCGACCGCGCGCGTCACCGGACCGTCGATGCAGGCCGCCAGCCAGCCGGCCAGGATGTCCAGCGCCGGTTCGTCTTTCAGCCCCGACACCAGCGCTTCGGTGATCGGTTCGTACGGGGCCTGGTCCAGCGCCGCGGCGAGCAACGCCCGCCAGTACGTCACCCGGCTCCAGGCCAGATCGGTGTCCCCGGACGTATATCCGGCCAGCCGGCTCTTGATGCACGTCAAGGGGTCTTCGCCGTTGGTGGCGTCGGTGATCCGGCGGATCGCCAGCTTGCCCAGCGGATCGGCTGCCGGCACCGCGGGCGCCACGTCGGGCCACCACGTGACCACCGGGGTATCCGGCAGCAGGAAGGGCGTCACCACACTGCTGGCATGGCCGGCCAGCGGACCCGAGAGACGCAGCACCACAACCTCATTGGCGCCGGCGTCGCGGCCCACCCGAAGCTGGGCGTCCAGGCGGGCCTCGGTGGCCAGCCGGTCACCCGGGATCACCACGATGACGCGGCACGGATGTTCGCGGCTGGCGGTATTGGCGGCGTCGATGGCCTCTTCGAGGATGGCCTCGGTGTCGGGCGCCACCACCAGGGTCAGCACCCGCCCGAGGGTGATGGCACCGCCCTCTTCGCGAAGGGAGACGATCTTCTTGTTGATCGCACCGGTATTGGTGTCGGGCAGATCGAGAATCACGGTCGCCTCCAATCGCGGCCGCTGCGCCGCAGCATCTCGAATGCCGACTCCGGACCCCAGGTACCCGACTCGTAGGGCTCGGGCCGCCCGCCGGCCTTGTCCTGCGCCGCCCAATGCTCGAGCGCGGGATCCAGTATCTTCCAGGACAATTCGACCTCGGCGTTGACCGGGAACAGTGACGGCTCGCCGAGCAGGACATCGAGGATCAGTCGTTCGTAGGCTTCGGGGGAGTCCTCGGCGAACGCGGAACCGTACGAGAAGTCCATGCTGACGTCGCGGACCTCCATGAGGTGCCCCGGCACCTTCGAACCGAACCGAAGGGTGATGCCTTCGTCGGGTTGCACCCGGATCACCAGGGCGTTCTGTCCGAGCTCATCGGTCATCGTGGCATCGAACGGCAGGTGCGGCGCCCGCTTGAACAGCAACGCGATCTCGGTGACCCTGCGCCCCAACCGTTTTCCCGTGCGCAGGTAGAACGGCACCCCGGCCCAGCGCCGGGTGTCGACCTCGACCGTGATGGCCGCGAAGGTCTCGGTGGTCGACGTCGACGAGAAGCCTTCCTCGTCGAGCAGGCCGACGACCTTCTCGCCGCCCTGCCAGCCGGCGGCGTACTGACCGCGTGCCGTGGTCTCGTCCAGCGGCTCGGCCAGGTGCGTCGCCGACAGCACCTTGATCTTCTCGGCCTGCAGTTCGTGCGGTGAGAAGTTGACGGGCTCCTCCAGCGCCGTCAGCGCCAGTAGCTGCAGGAGGTGGTTCTGAATGACGTCGCGGGCGGCGCCCACGCCGTCGTAATAACCGCCGCGTCCACCGAGTCCGATGTCCTCGGCCATCGTGATCTGCACGCTGTCGACGTAATGGGCGTTCCACACCGGTTCGAACAACTCGTTGGCGAACCGCAGCGCCAGGATGTTCTGGACGGTTTCCTTGCCCAGGTAGTGGTCGATGCGGAACACCGACGACTCCGGGAACACACTGTTGACGACGCCGTTGAGCGCCTCGGCGCTGGCCAGGTCGTGCCCGAACGGCTTCTCGATGACCACCCGGCTCCACGATCCGTCCGACTTGTTGGCCAGACCGGACGTGGACAGCTGCTCGCACACCTGCGGGAACGCGTTCGGCGGAATCGACAGGTAGAACGCATGATTGCCGCCCGTGCCGCGTTCCTCGTCGAGCTTGTGCAGCGTCTCACGCAGCCGTTCGAAAGCTGCGTCGTCGTCGAACGTGCCCTGCACGAAACGGAAGCCCTCGGCCAGCCGGTCCCAGACTTCCTGCCGGAACGGGGTCCGGGCGTGCTGTTTGACGGCGTCGTGGACAACCTGGCCGAAATCCTCGTCGGCCCAGTCGCGACGTGCGAAGCCGACCAACGCGAACGACGGCGGCAGGAGCCCCCGGTTGGCCAGGTCGTAGATCGCCGGCATCAGCTTCTTACGGGCCAGATCGCCTGTGACGCCGAAGATCACCACCGCGCACGGGCCGGCGATGCGGGGCATGCGCTTGTCGCGCTTGTCCCGCAGGGGGTTCACCCAATCCGCCGGCCGCCCGCTGCAGTCACTCATTTCAGCGCGTCGAGTTGACCCTGCGTGGCCTCGAGCAGCTCGCCCCAGGACTTCTCGAACTTCTCCACGCCCTCGACCTCGAGGAGGTTGAAGACGTCGTCCAAGTCGATCCCGACGGCCGACAGCTCGTCGAACACGGCCTGCGCCGCGGCAGCTGTTCCGGAGATGGTGTCCCCGGTGATCTGGCCGTGGTCGGCGACGGCTTCCAGGGTCTTCTCCGGCATGGTGTTGACCGTGTTGGCGGCGACCAGTTCGGTGACGTACAGCGTGTCCGGGTAGTCCGGGTTCTTCACGCCGGTCGATGCCCACAGCGGGCGCTGCACGCGGGCACCCTCGGCCTTGAGGTTCGCGAACTGCGGGCCGCCGAAGACCTGCTCGTAGGCCGCGTAGGCCAGCCGGGCGTTGGCGACGCCCGCCTTGCCGCGCAGACCCAGCGCCGAGCCACCGATCTTCTCCAGCCGCGCGTCGATCTCGGTGTCCACGCGGGACACGAAGAACGAAGCGACAGAATGGATCTTGGACAGGTCATGGCCGGCTTCCCGGGCCTTCTCGAGCCCGGTCAGGTAGGCGTCCATCACGGCGCGGTGCCGCTCCACCGAGAAGATCAGGGTGACGTTGACCGAGATGCCCTCGGCGATCACCGCGGTGATCGCCGGCAGGCCCGCCAGGGTCGCCGGAATCTTGATCAGCAGGTTCGGGCGGTCGACGATCTTCCACAGCTCGATGGCCTGCAGGATCGTCTTGTCGGTGTCGTGCGCCAGCCGCGGGTCAACCTCGATGGACACCCGGCCGTCGACGCCGCCGGAGGCCTCGTACACCTTGGCCAGCACGTCGCACGCGTTGCGGACGTCGTCGGTGGTGACGGTGCGGATGGTGGCGTCCACGTCGGCGCCACGCGACGCCAGCTCGTGCACCTGCTCGTCGTAGGCCGTGCCCTTCGACAGCGCGGCCTGGAAGATCGACGGGTTGGTGGTGACGCCCACGACGCTGCGGGTGTTGATCAGCTCGGTGAGGTTCCCCGACTGCAGCCGCTCACGCGACAGGTCGTCGAGCCACACGGAGACACCGGCGGCGCTCAGCGCCGCGAGGTTCGGGTTCTGAGTCATGAGGGTGCTCTTTCTGAATCGGTTGTCAGTTGTCCAATGAGCGTTCTGCGGCGGCGACGACGGCCTCAGCGGTGAAGCCGAACTCCCGGAACAGGGTCTTGTCGTCGGCCGATGCGCCGTAGTGCTCGATCGAGATGATCTCGCCGGTGTCACCGACCAGCTTGTGCCAAGGCTGCGCGATGCCGGCCTCGACCGCAACACGTGCCGAGACGTCGGGCGGCAGCACCGCGTCGCGGTACTCCTTCGGCTGCGCCTCGAACCATTCCAGACACGGCATCGACACCACGTAGGCGACGATGTCCTTGTCCGCCAACAGCTTCTGCGCCTCGACGGCCAACTGCACCTCGGAACCGGTCGCGATGATGATGACGTCGGCGTCGTCGGCCGGGTTGCCGCCACCGAGCACGTAACCACCACGGGCAGCGCCCGCGGCGTCGGTGCCCTCGAGGACGGGTACCCCCTGGCGCGTCAGGATGAAACCGGTCGGGTTGTTGCCGTGGGTGCGCTGCAGGATGGTGCGCCAGGTGTAGGCGGTCTCGTTCGGGTCGGCGGGACGAACCACCGACAGATTCGGGATCGCGCGCAGCGCGGCCAGGTGCTCGATCGGCTGGTGCGTCGGGCCGTCCTCACCCAGACCGATGGAGTCGTGCGTCCAGATGTAGATCGGGTCGATGTTCATCAGCGCGGCCAACCGCACCGCCGGACGCATGTAGTCGGCGAACTGCAGGAAGGTGCCCGCGAACGGACGCGTCGGGCCGTGCAGCACGATGCCGTTGAGGATCGAGCCCATGGCGTGTTCGCGGATGCCGAAGTGCAGGACCCGGCCGTACCAGTCGGCGGTGTAGTCCTCGGTCGAGATCGACGGCGGGCCGAACGACTTCACGCCGTTGATGGTCGTGTTGTTGCTGCCCGCGAGATCGGCTGAGCCACCCCATAATTCGGGCAGCTTGCCGGCGACGTCGTTGAGCACCTTGCCGAACGCGGCACGCGTTGCGACGGCCTTGCTGCCCGGCTCCCAGTACGTCAGGTCGGCGTCCCAGCCCTCGGGCAGGGTGCCGGCCTGCAGGCGGTCCAGCAGCTTCTTGCGCTCGGGCTCCTTGGCGGCCCAGGCGTCGAACGCGACCTGCCACTCGTCATGCGCCTTCTTGCCACGCGCGACGAGCTCGCGGGTGTGCGCGATGACCTCGGGCTTCACGTCGAAGCTCTTGTCCGGGTCGAATCCCAGCACCTTCTTGGTGGCGGCGACCTCGTCGGCGCCCAGTGCCGAACCGTGCACCCCACCGGTGTTCATCTTGGTGGGCGCCGGGTAGCCGATGATTGTGCGCACCGAGATGAACGACGGGCGGTCGGTCACTTTTCGTGCCTCTGCCAACGCAGCTTCCAGGGCCACCACGTTCTCGCCGCCGTCGACCTCCTGGACGTGCCAGCCGTAGGCGCGGTAGCGCGCGCAGGTGTCCTCGGACAGCGCGATGTTGGTGTCGTGCTCGATGGAGATCTTGTTGTTGTCCCACAGCACGATCAGGTTGCCGAGCTGCTGGGTACCGGCGAGCGACGACGCCTCGCTGGTCACGCCCTCTTCGATGTCACCGTCCGATGCGATGACGTAGATGAAGTGGTCGAACGGGCTCTCACCGGGCGCGGCGTCGGGATCGAAGAGTCCGCGCTCGTAGCGCGCCGCCATCGCCATGCCGACCGATGAGGCCAGGCCCTGGCCCAGGGGGCCGGTGGTGATCTCGACGCCCTTGGTGTGGCCGTACTCGGGGTGGCCCGGGGTCAGCGAGCCCCAGGTGCGCAGTGCCTCGATGTCGGCCAGCTCGAGGCCGAAGCCGCCCATGTACAGCTGCAGGTACAGCGTCAGGCTGGAGTGCCCACACGACAGCACGAAGCGGTCACGGCCGATCCAGTGGGTGTCGGACGGGTCATGACGCATCTGGCGCTGGAACAGGGTGTAGGCCAGCGGGGCGAGACTCATGGCGGTTCCGGGATGGCCGTTACCGACCTTCTGAACCGCATCCGCGGCCAGCACTCGTACGGTGTCGACGGCGGCCGAGTCCAGCTCGGTCCAGTCGTCCGGGTGGTGCGGGCGGGTGAGTTCGGAAATCTCTTCGACTGTGGTCACGGGCGCACTCCTACTGGGGGACGTCTCGGGCTCGGCAAATTGCAAGCGAGCTGCATGACAACCCTAGTGCGCGCCGCTGGTGTGGTGCAGACCGCTTCACCTTTGGCCTGTCCGTGATTGGGTTTCCGTTCACCTGAATGCACCCTGCGGTGTGGAGCACTCAGGTGCGCGGTCTACCATCGTCTGTAGTAGAGGCTGCGCGGCCGTGACTTCCGAGGAGATATCTGCGTGAGCATTCGCGAGCGCCGTTCCGTCCACGGGGCACACGGTTTCGGTCCCGGAGCTGCGGCGTCTGACGAGTCCGGCTCTGCTTCGGGGACCAAGTCGCCGAACCGGGTTCGGGACACGCTGTTGGCCTACATCGCGCTCACCAAGCCGCGCGTCATCGAACTGCTGCTGGTGACCACCATCCCGGCGATGCTGCT
Proteins encoded in this region:
- a CDS encoding MarR family winged helix-turn-helix transcriptional regulator translates to MASTVSQHDMTTSITATLLRAARNLTACLDAELQDTGLGVDHWLALDALAAAAGLTMAELQALTPTPGPTLTRVVDRLVVQALAYREVDQFDRRKVRVFLSERGTLLHDSLRSRIEPVEAQWAATNRRQLSDRLASP
- a CDS encoding ATPase — encoded protein: MVDKGDGRARPVGGRIRTLTQAALNADVTVSQVDALLVDMEGTLATLSTLTGDLDTTMSRFNETITQIDELAPRIFGVVDRMEAIVTRVEAIVGVAETVLSPITVTENVLRGVLKSVRDWAP
- the pgl gene encoding 6-phosphogluconolactonase; this encodes MSEQIIEKYSDADALVTAVGDRLVAAINGAIEARGVAYIVLTGGGTGIKLLKHVGGHPIDWAKVHLFWGDDRYVPADDADRNIKQAREALLNSVAIPAGNVHAMAASDGEFGDDIDAAAAAYARELAAVAGNGSPTPEFDVHLLGMGGEGHVNSLFPHTDAVRETERYVVAVTDSPKPPPRRITLTLPAVRRARQVWLVVAGAEKADAVAAAVGGAAAEDIPAAGAVGTEATVWLLDEAAAAKL
- the opcA gene encoding glucose-6-phosphate dehydrogenase assembly protein OpcA, giving the protein MILDLPDTNTGAINKKIVSLREEGGAITLGRVLTLVVAPDTEAILEEAIDAANTASREHPCRVIVVIPGDRLATEARLDAQLRVGRDAGANEVVVLRLSGPLAGHASSVVTPFLLPDTPVVTWWPDVAPAVPAADPLGKLAIRRITDATNGEDPLTCIKSRLAGYTSGDTDLAWSRVTYWRALLAAALDQAPYEPITEALVSGLKDEPALDILAGWLAACIDGPVTRAVGDLKVVLTRPTETITLSRPQTGVTASLTRTGRPEARIPLARREARDCLAEEMRRLDADEIYHRALVGLDKVVYV
- the zwf gene encoding glucose-6-phosphate dehydrogenase — its product is MSDCSGRPADWVNPLRDKRDKRMPRIAGPCAVVIFGVTGDLARKKLMPAIYDLANRGLLPPSFALVGFARRDWADEDFGQVVHDAVKQHARTPFRQEVWDRLAEGFRFVQGTFDDDAAFERLRETLHKLDEERGTGGNHAFYLSIPPNAFPQVCEQLSTSGLANKSDGSWSRVVIEKPFGHDLASAEALNGVVNSVFPESSVFRIDHYLGKETVQNILALRFANELFEPVWNAHYVDSVQITMAEDIGLGGRGGYYDGVGAARDVIQNHLLQLLALTALEEPVNFSPHELQAEKIKVLSATHLAEPLDETTARGQYAAGWQGGEKVVGLLDEEGFSSTSTTETFAAITVEVDTRRWAGVPFYLRTGKRLGRRVTEIALLFKRAPHLPFDATMTDELGQNALVIRVQPDEGITLRFGSKVPGHLMEVRDVSMDFSYGSAFAEDSPEAYERLILDVLLGEPSLFPVNAEVELSWKILDPALEHWAAQDKAGGRPEPYESGTWGPESAFEMLRRSGRDWRRP
- the tal gene encoding transaldolase — translated: MTQNPNLAALSAAGVSVWLDDLSRERLQSGNLTELINTRSVVGVTTNPSIFQAALSKGTAYDEQVHELASRGADVDATIRTVTTDDVRNACDVLAKVYEASGGVDGRVSIEVDPRLAHDTDKTILQAIELWKIVDRPNLLIKIPATLAGLPAITAVIAEGISVNVTLIFSVERHRAVMDAYLTGLEKAREAGHDLSKIHSVASFFVSRVDTEIDARLEKIGGSALGLRGKAGVANARLAYAAYEQVFGGPQFANLKAEGARVQRPLWASTGVKNPDYPDTLYVTELVAANTVNTMPEKTLEAVADHGQITGDTISGTAAAAQAVFDELSAVGIDLDDVFNLLEVEGVEKFEKSWGELLEATQGQLDALK
- the tkt gene encoding transketolase, with translation MTTVEEISELTRPHHPDDWTELDSAAVDTVRVLAADAVQKVGNGHPGTAMSLAPLAYTLFQRQMRHDPSDTHWIGRDRFVLSCGHSSLTLYLQLYMGGFGLELADIEALRTWGSLTPGHPEYGHTKGVEITTGPLGQGLASSVGMAMAARYERGLFDPDAAPGESPFDHFIYVIASDGDIEEGVTSEASSLAGTQQLGNLIVLWDNNKISIEHDTNIALSEDTCARYRAYGWHVQEVDGGENVVALEAALAEARKVTDRPSFISVRTIIGYPAPTKMNTGGVHGSALGADEVAATKKVLGFDPDKSFDVKPEVIAHTRELVARGKKAHDEWQVAFDAWAAKEPERKKLLDRLQAGTLPEGWDADLTYWEPGSKAVATRAAFGKVLNDVAGKLPELWGGSADLAGSNNTTINGVKSFGPPSISTEDYTADWYGRVLHFGIREHAMGSILNGIVLHGPTRPFAGTFLQFADYMRPAVRLAALMNIDPIYIWTHDSIGLGEDGPTHQPIEHLAALRAIPNLSVVRPADPNETAYTWRTILQRTHGNNPTGFILTRQGVPVLEGTDAAGAARGGYVLGGGNPADDADVIIIATGSEVQLAVEAQKLLADKDIVAYVVSMPCLEWFEAQPKEYRDAVLPPDVSARVAVEAGIAQPWHKLVGDTGEIISIEHYGASADDKTLFREFGFTAEAVVAAAERSLDN